In the Saccharococcus thermophilus genome, CTCGGTTTATATTTGGTAAAACATATTGTAGAAAAAGGAAAGGGGCATATTGAGGTAAAATCGGAAAAAGGAAAAGGAACCATTTTTACGATTACTTTTGACATGTAGGGAGGGGGAAAAATGCATCGCGTACTGCTTATTGAAGACGATCCGATGGTACAGGAAGTAAACCGTCAGTTCATCGAACAAGTGAAAGGGTTTCATGTGATCGGCATCGCTGGAAATGGTATGGAAGGGATACAATTAATTCGCGCACTTCATCCCGATTTAGTGATTATCGATATTTACATGCCTCACAAGGATGGTCTTGAAACATTGAAAGAAATTCGTTCCGAAGGATATGAAGTCGATGTCATTGCCATCACCGCAGCAAGTGACATCGATACCGTACGCCGTGTATTGCAAAACGGCGCTTTTGACTACATTATGAAACCGTTTAAATTTGAACGCCTCAAACAGGCGCTCGAAAATTACCATGCCTTTCGCCAAACGTTAGCCGAAAAAGAAACGCTAACCCAGAAAGAGTTGGATGCTCTTTTGCAAACGGCGGAACAGCAAACATCTACGCCGCACTATGAACTGCCAAAAGGCTTAAACGAAGTGACATTGCAAAAAATCGTACATTATCTCCAAAAACAAACAAGCCCGGTTTCCGCGGAAGAAGTGGCCGAAGGAGTCGGTATCGCGCGAGTAACAGCACGCCGTTATCTAGAATACTTAGAAAAGAAAGGGAAAGTCACTCTCGACGTTCAATATGGCGGAATTGGACGCCCAGTAAACCGATACATAATGAAACACATATAAGGGAAACAGCTGCCATGTTCTTATACCGATGAGCGTTCCATGAAACGGACAGGCAGTTTTTCCTTTTTCTTCACGATATTCCCCGTTTCGATGTAATGATAAATGAGACGAAAGGCCTTCGTTCCCATCAACGCAAGCGGCAACTCCATTGTTGTGATCTGAAGCGGTTCCGAAATTGGGTGATTATCAAAACTGACAATCGCAAGATCACCAGGGATCTTCACCCCTTCTTTTCTCCCCCACAACACAATGCCTGCCGCCACTTGGTCGCTCGATACAAGCAGCGCGCTCGGCTTTTCGGACATCCCTATCCATTGCTGGATCACCCGCTTTCCGTCTTCGACGTATAAACAATGATCAAAAATCCACTCTTTTCGCGGCTCGACGCCAACTTGCCGCAGCGTGTCATAATATGCCGTTTCCCGAGCTTTGCTGTTTGTCCCTGTCGTTCTTCCAATGCAATAACCGATGTGCCGATGCCCTTTCCGAATTAAATAGCGCAACGCCTTAGCAAACGCTTCATAATGGTCAATGTAGACGGACAAAAAATCTTGATCGCCGACATCCTCGCATAAAACAATCGGTCCATCTTCCTTATACTGTGCAATGATTTCCCAGCCTGCCACATGCGAACAAACAATCAGCCCGTCCACTTGTTTCATCCGCATCATCTCAAGCGCCTCTAATTCTTTTTCCACATCATAATTCGTTTGAAATAACAAAAGGTGGTACCGGTGACGAAGCGCCTCTTTTGATATTCCCTCCAATACGGCGCCGAAATACGGGTGATTCACGTAGGGAAGCATGACCCCAACAATCGACGTTTTTCCTTTCGCTAAATGAACCGCATTAATGTTTTTCGTGTAATTTAATTTTTCTACCGCTTCCCATACCGCATTTCTTTTCTCTTCCCGCACGTAAGGATAGCCGTTTAGCACTCTTGACACCGTTGCCACGGAAACCCCTGCTTCTTTGGCGATTTCGCGGATATTTGCCATCTTATCACCTTTTTTCAAAAAACTATTGTATTGAAACGCGTTTCATACATTATTGTATCCTCAAACAACATAAAGGAGGAAAAAAACAATGATAAGCGGAATATTGTCGATTTTGTTTCTATGCGCGGTGGAATGGATTGGAGCCTATATAGCTTTAGAAGCCAATCCCAAAGCAAAGCGGGAATATTATAATAAAAACGATCCATTTAAAACATTGTTCATGCAACAGTAGAACTTCGTAAAAACTATGGACAGACGTATGGAATAAAAGCAGCGATGGTGGAGGCGTCAATGACTTTTGCAATCTATTCGCAGCGATTGTAAAAAAATTATGCATGACACAAACGCGTTCCCTTGCACTACTAATCTCTAATTAATTATTGTAGCAAAAAACATTTATCGCCTTAACATTCCTCCTTCATGATTCGAACTGGTATAATAAGTGATATATAATGTAAGGGGGAATGATGGATGAAATTAACTTGGAAACCATTGATAACTGCCATCACGGTGATCGCTCTTGTTTCAGGATGCGGAACGAAAGAAACAAACGAAGTAAAACAACCGAATCCTTCTAATAACGGCACAAACCAAACGGAAACGACGCAATCGAATCATACAGAGCAATCAAAGACAGCACAACCTTCTTCTAAAAACGAAAACAGCACCTCCAAAAACGGTGCCGCTAATGCAAAAGAAAACAAACAACAAGAAGCGCGTCCTTCCGAAATGCAATTATCTTATATGGCTGATGGAAAAGAAGTGAAAGAAACTGCTTCTTTAAAAACAAGCGACAACCAAGGCTTTTCCTTATATGTACTAAAAGGTTGGGAGCTTGACGCCGAAGAGCCGCATTCCGATGTGTTAATGCAAAATAACAGCTTGGTCAGAATCCGCCTCCTTCATGCGGAAGGGAACGGAATAGATTATGCGAAACTAGCTGAAGAACAAGCACAGGCAGTGTCTTCCGATGCCGTTCGCCAGGACAGCGCAAATCTTCCAGAACCATTGAAAGGAGCCGCTTGGTATACAGCACACTCGGAAAACATGACGGTTCATGTCATCGCTGCAAGCAGCCCTGTTCCTATGCTGGTGACGATTCAAACGCCAAAAGACAAAGAAGAGCTTGCGCCTGCTTTAGCAATGATTGAAACGATACGAAAAACGGATTCAGCAAAGCCAGACGGAGAAGCGGCAGACTCCAATGAATCTACCAGCTCGTCCAATTGAATACTTTTTTGGGTCTTCACCATTTTCTGTGATTTCTACTCAATCCTAGAAACATGTTAGCTGGATGAAATAGGTTCATCAGTCAGTATCCTTCTTCCGCATACAGACCACGAAGTTGGTAGAATGGAAACAGTCAAGTGCTTTCCTTGACGGGTTCCATTCTACCAACTATCATACCGATAGCGGAAGAAGGGAGCGCTTAAGCAGCCTGACTACCTGTAGTGTTCCCTGTACACTCCAGAAATACACGCAAACGAAACCGTTCTAGATTTCGATAGCCATATGCCCGGCGTTTGATGTTTTTGATCTTGTGATTCGTCCCCTCGATCCGGGCATTTGTATATGGGCACAAAAAGTAGGAAAGAATAGGCTCCTTCCACCTTTCAAGCGTGTTGGCTGCTTCCTGAAAAGAAGCAAAAGGGCTCTGTTTGGCTAACTTAATCCATTCTTCCAAGCGTTCCTTTGCTTCGTTATATCCATCGGTTCGGTAAAAATCCCGAAACAACTCTTTCAGATAATAAGCAATGGAAAGTGCCGGATACTCCTCCAAGATATCGTCTAATCGAAGCCGTTGGTCCTTACGAAGCTTTTCACATCCTTTTAAGAGAAGATATCGAGCCTTTTTCAATGGAGAAAATTCCTTTCTTGCTTGATCCAAGGCTTGTGTCACTTTTTGAACCACATGGTACTTATCGATGACAATCGAAGCAGATGGAAACAGGGCACGAACCGCCTTATGATAAGGTTCCCACATGTCAAGAATCACCGTTTGGACCATTTCTTTCGACAGGACATTTTGGCTCAACAAGTTGATGGCGGAGTCACATTGGCGATCGGCATGCATTCCCATGACCGATCCGGCTTTGGCATCCATCAATACGGTTTCATACTGATGTCCCTTTTTTACCGCGATTTCATCTAAGCTAAGCACCATCCCTTCCTGAAAAGATGCCCCCTTTGCTGCTTGGCGCTCTTTTGCTTTTTTCGATGCGATGGAGTAATAGATGCGTTCCAATGTCGTATATGGGATGCGGTGCTTTCGGCTAACCTCTTGAATGGTGGAGCCTTCACAAAGTTCATACAAGTACTCACAAAATCGATTGGTGTAGTGTTGATTGGGTGGAATCGATTCCAAAGAGGCGGAAAACACTTGGGAACAATTCCAGCACCGATAGCGCTTTACCTTTACGAACAAGTACACCGGTTGATGGAAAATCGCCAAATCCCGTACTTTTCTTGTCCGTCTGTCGTGGACAGAGGAAGTGGCAAACCCACAATGAGGGCAACGTTCCTGTGTCTCTGTTTTCTCTACATGAATCGCATAACCATAGGAAAGAAGTTCTTGTTTAATAACTTTAAATTCTGGCAATCCTAGTGGTATAGAAAGCACTTACGAGACCTCCTTAATGTTTATTTCACCGCTAACATTATTGCCAGGATCTCGTCAGTGCTTTCTCTTTTTTGTCACTAAATCACAAAATTTGGTGATGAACCACTTTTTTTAAAAAGAAAATGTGTCCCGTTTCTGTACGCAAACGGGACCTTTTCTTATGTCAGCAAACCTTGAACCGTATAACCATAGAAAAGAAGTTCTTGTTTAAGAATTTTAAATTCTGGTAATCCTAGTGATATAGAAAGGAGACTTCCTTAATGTTTGTTTTGTCGCTAACATTATTGCCAGGATCTTGCCAGTGCTTTCTCTTTTTTTGTTCTGTTTTGGTGTCAGGAACAGTGTGATTCGCCATCCTTAAATCAAAGTCCAATCAAAAGAAAAATCTCCTATCATCTGTTCGTAGGAGATTATACAAATTGCATACTTTCTTCTTTGCGAAAGAACGTTTTCATCGCATGAAATACATCAGATTTTTGTTTGAGAACATAATAGCGGAATTTTTCATCTTTAATGTTTTTGTAAGCAGACATTAGTGTTGAATGGCGATTGTACTGGTTTACCTCGCCATACCCAAACATATTGGACACTTCCATTAGTTCTTGAACAAGTTTGACACAACGAGCGTTATCCGATGTTAAGTTATCTCCATCAGAAAAGTGGAACGGATAAATATT is a window encoding:
- a CDS encoding ISL3 family transposase; translated protein: MLSIPLGLPEFKVIKQELLSYGYAIHVEKTETQERCPHCGFATSSVHDRRTRKVRDLAIFHQPVYLFVKVKRYRCWNCSQVFSASLESIPPNQHYTNRFCEYLYELCEGSTIQEVSRKHRIPYTTLERIYYSIASKKAKERQAAKGASFQEGMVLSLDEIAVKKGHQYETVLMDAKAGSVMGMHADRQCDSAINLLSQNVLSKEMVQTVILDMWEPYHKAVRALFPSASIVIDKYHVVQKVTQALDQARKEFSPLKKARYLLLKGCEKLRKDQRLRLDDILEEYPALSIAYYLKELFRDFYRTDGYNEAKERLEEWIKLAKQSPFASFQEAANTLERWKEPILSYFLCPYTNARIEGTNHKIKNIKRRAYGYRNLERFRLRVFLECTGNTTGSQAA
- a CDS encoding response regulator; translation: MHRVLLIEDDPMVQEVNRQFIEQVKGFHVIGIAGNGMEGIQLIRALHPDLVIIDIYMPHKDGLETLKEIRSEGYEVDVIAITAASDIDTVRRVLQNGAFDYIMKPFKFERLKQALENYHAFRQTLAEKETLTQKELDALLQTAEQQTSTPHYELPKGLNEVTLQKIVHYLQKQTSPVSAEEVAEGVGIARVTARRYLEYLEKKGKVTLDVQYGGIGRPVNRYIMKHI
- a CDS encoding LacI family DNA-binding transcriptional regulator, which encodes MANIREIAKEAGVSVATVSRVLNGYPYVREEKRNAVWEAVEKLNYTKNINAVHLAKGKTSIVGVMLPYVNHPYFGAVLEGISKEALRHRYHLLLFQTNYDVEKELEALEMMRMKQVDGLIVCSHVAGWEIIAQYKEDGPIVLCEDVGDQDFLSVYIDHYEAFAKALRYLIRKGHRHIGYCIGRTTGTNSKARETAYYDTLRQVGVEPRKEWIFDHCLYVEDGKRVIQQWIGMSEKPSALLVSSDQVAAGIVLWGRKEGVKIPGDLAIVSFDNHPISEPLQITTMELPLALMGTKAFRLIYHYIETGNIVKKKEKLPVRFMERSSV